GGGCTGAACGAACCGACGATGCCATCGCTCGAGCCACCGTGTCTGCGATCGGAGCACGCGTCGAAAGGAGCCGCGAAGGGAGCGAAAGTCGGCGGCAAGGTCGGCGGACTCGCCGGACCGGCCGGCGGCGCGGTCGGCGCCGGCGTCGGCGCGGCGACCGGCTACCTCGCGGGGACGGCCCGCGATCGGGTCGACTCGCTGACGCCGTTCTGAGATCGTCGGCGCGAGTGTGCGACCGTCCGGTACACTACCAACGTTCACAAAGGCATAAATTCGTCCGCTGATTCCACTCAGACAGAATGGATACCTACGACCTGATCACCCGCAACGCCGAGGAGGTCGTGACCGACGAGGAGGTGCGCGAACTCGCCGCCGATCCCGAGGGCAAGCGCGCCTACGTCGGCTACGAGCCCTCCGGCGTACTCCACCTGGGGCACCTGCTGACGGCGAACAAGCTCATCGACCTCCAGGAGGCCGGCATGGAGGTCGTCGTCCTGCTCGCGGACGTCCACGCTTACCTCAACGACAAGGGCACGTTCGAGGAGATTCGCGACACCGCCGAGCAGATGAAGGCCCAGTTCATCGCCTACGGTCTCGAGGAGGACCAGACGGAGTTCGTCTACGGCTCGGAGTTCCAGCTCGACGAGGAGTACGTGCTCGACCTGCACGAACTCGAGGTGTCGACGACGCTCAACCGCGCCCAGCGCGCGATGGCCGAGATCCAGGGCGGCGAGACCGCGAAGGTCAGCCACGTCGTCTACCCGCTGATGCAGACCCTGGACATCGAGTACCTCGATCTGGACCTCGCCGTGGGCGGCCTCGACCAGCGGAAGGTCCACATGCTCGCCCGCGAGGAACTGCCCGAACTGGGCTACGACGTCCGACCGGCGCTGCACACGCCCATCGTCGCCGACCTCACCAGCGGCGAGGGCAAGATGTCCTCGAGCGGGGGCGTCACCATCTCGATGGAGGACTCCACCGACGAACTCGAGGAGAAGGTCAACTCCGCCTACTGTCCGCCGACCCGCGATCCGGAGGGCGACCTCGAGAATCCCGTCCTCGAACTCTTCGAGTACCACGTCTTCCCGCGCTTCGAGGAGATCACGGTCGAACGCCCAGAGAAGTACGGTGGCGACCTCACCTACGAGGCCTACGAGTCGCTCGCCGAGGACCTCGAGTCGGGCGAACTCCACCCCGCCGACGCCAAGGGAACGCTCGCGACCTACCTCGACGAACTGATCGCGTCGGGCCGCGAGAAGCTGCGCGAACTGCGAGCGGAAGAATAGTCGACGTTAGAATTCGACCGCGCCGATCCACTGTTCGTCGCCGCAGCGCCGGCACTCGACGGTCGTCTCGTACTCCCGGCACGGTTCGTGGAGTCCCCGGCCGCACGTCTCGCAGTACTGGAGTTCGTTCTCTTCGATGCGCTCGCCGCAGGTCGTACAGATCGTCCCGAGTTTCATGAGTGTGTCACCCCGTAGCAACCTCCGATCGAACCTCCGGGAACCACCGGCAAAAGCGTCCGGATCGGCCGGTCGAGGGACCGGTCGCCGGAGTGACCGGTCGAACGATCCGATCACGGCGAGCGCCGACGATCCGTACCACACCGTCGTTGGAACGTATCGCATCTCGTGGGACTGGATAGTATTATCCCCCGATTCGGTGGACGGGCAACCGCTGTTCATGTCCGACGACACGAATTCCGACGAGACGCACGACGCGACGCGACGGTCGGTCCTGCGGAACGGACCGCTCGCATCGGCCGGCCTCGCGCTCGGGCTGGCGGGAACGGCACCCGCCGCTGCCGACAGTAAGGGGACCCGATCGGCCGCGAGCGGGTCCGACCTGAACCTCGCCGACGTCACCTTCCTTCAGACGATGGCCTACCACCACCGCGGCGGCATCGAAGCCGCCCAGTTGGTGCCCGAGCGGACGGGCCACGACGCGCTGCGCGAGTTCTCCCAGACCGTGATTCGAAATCAGCGCCAGGGGATCGACCGGATCGAACGGATACTGACCGACGCCGGCCTCGAGCCGGGGCAGCTACTCGAGGTCGACCTCGACGCCGTCAGGGATCTCGTCACCTCGATCCCCGGTAACCTCCGACCGAACGAACTCGCGTACCTGCGCACGCTCGAGGGGACGGCGTTCGATCTGCGGTTCGTCGAGCGGTTCGCGAACCACCACAGCGGCGCGATCCAGCTCTCGCAGCTCGTACTGCAGGAGGGCCAATCTCCGGCGGTCGAGGAGATGGCGACCGACATCATCGACGCGCAGCGGGCCGATATCGTGCAGATGTACCGGTGGTACCTCGACTGGGCGTCGCAGTAGCACGCGGTCCGTCCTCCGGGCTGGCTGTCCACGGTGGGATCCGGGACTCGAGCGGGCCGCCGGCGCCGGCGACGTCGCAGCCGGTAATCCCGCCGATTCAAGTGCGCGCGCTCCCCTCCCACCCCTATGAACGAGACGCGACGAGCGATCCTCGAGGCGATCGCGGACGGGCCGGTCTCGGGACCCGACCTGGCCGCGTCGCTCGAGGTTTCGCGGGCGGCCGTCTGGAAGCACGTCGACGAGCTACGGGAGGCCGGCTTCGAGATCGACAGCGGCCCCGGCGGCTACGAACTTGCCACGGTTCCCGAGTTCGGCGGCGAAGCGGTCGAGTACGATCTCGAGGCGCCGTTTTCGGTCGAGTACCACGACGCGATCGGCAGTACGAACGACCGCGCGCGGGAACTGGCCGTCGAGGGCGCGTCGGACGTCGTCGTCCTCGCGGACGAGCAAACGGGCGGCCGCGGCCGCCTCGAGCGCGAGTGGGCGGCGCCGTCGGGCGGGATCTGGACGAGCGTCGTGAATCGGCCGGCGATTGCACCGGCCCGGGCACCGTTGTACACGCTCGCGGCGTCGGTGGCGACGGCGCGGGCGGCCCGCGAGGCGGGTGTCGACGCCCGGATCAAGTGGCCCAACGACGTTGTCGTTCCGGTCGGCGACGAGGGCGACTACCGGAAGCTCGCGGGAATTTTGACGGAGATGGAAGGCGAAACCGACCGCGTCGCGTGGCTCGTCGTCGGCATCGGCGTCAACGCGAATATCGACGCCGACTCTCTGCCGGAGGGCGCGACCAGCGTCCGCGACGAGGCGGGCGACGTGACTCGTCGGCGGTTCGTCCAGCGACTCCTCGAGGAGTTCGATGCGCTTCGATCGGATCTCGAGGCGGTCGTCCCCGCCTGGCGCGACCTCGCGCTGACGCTGGGCCAGCGCGTGCGGGTCGACCGGCCGGCGGGCGAGGTCGTCGGCGACGCCGTCGATATTACTGAAACGGGCGCGCTCGTACTCGAGACGGACGACGGTGAGCGCGCGACGGTGTCGGCGGGCGATTGCGAACACTTGCGACCCGTCTAACGGTAGGACGGATTCAGCACGGTCGGCGCGTTCTGTTCAGAACTGACCGTCCGAATCAGCCGTTACGTGCGACTGCAGACCGATCATTCCTTTTCGTTCGTGCGACGCTCCACCGCTCCGCTGCGGGTCGCGACTAAGCGAGGGACCGTCCGCGCTTACAGCTCGAGCGGAGCTTCAAACGCCGGATCGGCTTCGATGAGAGTCGACAGTTGCGGCTTGACCCGATCGAACTTCGCCGTCGGTTCGATAATCCCTTTTTCCGGCTCGTACTCGATGAGCCCCGCCTCCGTCATTTTCGGGAGGTGAACGTGATGGAGTGAAATCTGGATCTGCGCGAGGACATCGGTCGACACCTCGGTTATCGACGCCTGCGAGACGTGTTTTACCACTGTTTTCGTGAGATCGTTCACCGTGAGCGACCGTTGTTCGTCGATGAGAACGGCGAGGACTACTCGACGATGCCGATCTCGACACAACTCGAGCACCGTCTCGAAGTCGCCGGAGTCTCCACTCATTAGTGGGTAGAAGACGGCTGCTATTGTTGAGTTTGATTTTTGAATAGCTAACCCGTTTTTAGGGGACGGAATGAGATGCTTCGGATAGAGTCCGTTCGAGAACGTGTTTCGTTCCACGACGGAGGCGAGACGCGACGGCTTGCGAGGAGATGTCGAGTTCGTCGCCGAGGTCCGCCAGCGTCACTTCGCGCGGCGACTCGAAGTAGCCGCGGTCGTAGGCGAGTGCCAGCGCTTCTTGCTGGGGGGTAGTCAGGCCGCTTTTCGCTTCCGCCTTCGCCGGCGTGAGCGCGTGGAGTTCCGTTAACGTAATCGGAATGTCCAACTCCCGACAACGGTCTTGGAAGGTCGCAATCGCCCGGCGATCGTCGCCGCGGATCTCGAACGTCCACTGCCGGCTCGTGCCGGTGGCCTTGATGAGTGCGATTTCCGTCTCCGTAAGCGTCTGCAACACGCCGGTGTATTCGACCGTCCACTCGACCCGCAGCAGCGACTCGTCCTCGACGGAATCGACGAATCGGATCTCCTCGACACCCGGATGGTCGGCGAACGCGCTCTCGATGTCGTCGACGGCGGTGCCGCGAACCCAGAAGTACGGGATCACCACGTCCTGGGCCGGGATAATGCGCTCGAGTTCGACCGTCACGTCCGGATGCTTCTCGAACACGCTCCCGAGCGGGAACTCGCCGGACGGTACCGTAAACGTTGCTTC
The DNA window shown above is from Halopiger xanaduensis SH-6 and carries:
- a CDS encoding tyrosine--tRNA ligase produces the protein MDTYDLITRNAEEVVTDEEVRELAADPEGKRAYVGYEPSGVLHLGHLLTANKLIDLQEAGMEVVVLLADVHAYLNDKGTFEEIRDTAEQMKAQFIAYGLEEDQTEFVYGSEFQLDEEYVLDLHELEVSTTLNRAQRAMAEIQGGETAKVSHVVYPLMQTLDIEYLDLDLAVGGLDQRKVHMLAREELPELGYDVRPALHTPIVADLTSGEGKMSSSGGVTISMEDSTDELEEKVNSAYCPPTRDPEGDLENPVLELFEYHVFPRFEEITVERPEKYGGDLTYEAYESLAEDLESGELHPADAKGTLATYLDELIASGREKLRELRAEE
- a CDS encoding DUF305 domain-containing protein, whose protein sequence is MSDDTNSDETHDATRRSVLRNGPLASAGLALGLAGTAPAAADSKGTRSAASGSDLNLADVTFLQTMAYHHRGGIEAAQLVPERTGHDALREFSQTVIRNQRQGIDRIERILTDAGLEPGQLLEVDLDAVRDLVTSIPGNLRPNELAYLRTLEGTAFDLRFVERFANHHSGAIQLSQLVLQEGQSPAVEEMATDIIDAQRADIVQMYRWYLDWASQ
- a CDS encoding biotin--[acetyl-CoA-carboxylase] ligase — its product is MNETRRAILEAIADGPVSGPDLAASLEVSRAAVWKHVDELREAGFEIDSGPGGYELATVPEFGGEAVEYDLEAPFSVEYHDAIGSTNDRARELAVEGASDVVVLADEQTGGRGRLEREWAAPSGGIWTSVVNRPAIAPARAPLYTLAASVATARAAREAGVDARIKWPNDVVVPVGDEGDYRKLAGILTEMEGETDRVAWLVVGIGVNANIDADSLPEGATSVRDEAGDVTRRRFVQRLLEEFDALRSDLEAVVPAWRDLALTLGQRVRVDRPAGEVVGDAVDITETGALVLETDDGERATVSAGDCEHLRPV
- a CDS encoding DUF7344 domain-containing protein: MSGDSGDFETVLELCRDRHRRVVLAVLIDEQRSLTVNDLTKTVVKHVSQASITEVSTDVLAQIQISLHHVHLPKMTEAGLIEYEPEKGIIEPTAKFDRVKPQLSTLIEADPAFEAPLEL
- a CDS encoding helix-turn-helix domain-containing protein, with translation MASEATFTVPSGEFPLGSVFEKHPDVTVELERIIPAQDVVIPYFWVRGTAVDDIESAFADHPGVEEIRFVDSVEDESLLRVEWTVEYTGVLQTLTETEIALIKATGTSRQWTFEIRGDDRRAIATFQDRCRELDIPITLTELHALTPAKAEAKSGLTTPQQEALALAYDRGYFESPREVTLADLGDELDISSQAVASRLRRGTKHVLERTLSEASHSVP